ATTTCCTTGACCACCGTTTTGCCGTCGAGCAAGGCCGTGATGGAAGGTTCGGATCGCGCCGCTGCAAGCAGCGCCTCGCCGAGATCGGCGGCGGCTTCGAACCGGTGGCGAACCTTGCCGTTGATCTGCACGATATATTGGCGGATCTCCATCTCGATCATTGCAGGATCGAAGGTCGGCCAGGAAACCCGCGTCAGTGTTCCGCCGTGACCAAGCTTGCTCCATAACTCCTCCGCGATGTGAGGCGCAAAGGGTGCGAGCAACAGCACGAATGTCTCCACCACTTCGCGTGGACGTGCTGCTTCCGCCGTCAGTGCGTTGGCCAGTTCCATCAGTCGGGAAACTGCGGTGTTGAAGCGAATTGCTTCGATATCCGCCGTCACCATCTTCACGGTCTGGTGGCGCAAGCGTAGAAGCTGCGGACTGGGGGCCGCCTCGAGCACCACTGGAGAAAGTCCGTCGCTTTCGTCGCAGACAATACGCCAAGCACGCTCCAGAAACCGACGTACGCCGATCACGCCAGCGGTCTGCCAGGGTTTTGCCGCGTCCAGAGGTCCCATGAACATCTCGTACAGGCGCAAGGCGTCGGCCCCGAACTGATCGACGACATTGTCGGGATTGACAACGTTCAACTGCGACTTCGACATCTTCTCGACGGCGCGCTGCACTTCGACCGGCCCAGCGAACCATCTGCCCTCCTCTTCGACAACGGAAGACGGCGCGTAGTACCGGCCCGCCGTATCGCGGTAGGAATGAGCAAGGATCATGCCCTGGTTGAACAGACGCTGGAACGGCTCTTCCGTCGAAACGACCCCGATATCGTAAAGAACCTTGTGCCAGAAGCGGGCATAGAGCAGATGCAGGACCGCATGCTCGGCACCGCCGACATAGAGATCGACCGGCATCCAATAGCGCTCGGCCTCGCGCCCGACGGGTTCGCGGGCGTTGCCGGGATCGAGGAATCTGAGAAAATACCAGCAGGAGCCCGCCCATTGCGGCATCGTGTTAGTCTCCCGCCGTGCCGGAATGTCGGTGCCCGGCACGATCGTTTCGACCCAGGCATGCGCACGGGCAAGCGGCGGTTCGCCATCTGGCGTCGGGGCGTAGTCGTCCAGTTCAGGCGGCAGCAGCGGCAGGCATTCCTCAGGCAGCGGCATCACCGAGCCATCCGCCAGATGCAGCACCGGGATCGGCTCGCCCCAGTAGCGCTGGCGGGAAAACAGCCAGTCGCGCAGGCGGTACATGACCTTCGGCCAGCCCACGCCGTTCGCCTGCAGCCAGGCGATGATGGCGGATCTCGCCTCCGGCGAGCCCAGGTCATCCAGGAAGCCGGAGTTGGCCATCGCCCCCTCGCCCTCATAAGCCGCCTTTTCGCTATCGTCCTTGCTGTCGATCACGCGAATGATCGGCAGCTCGTGCGCATGGGCAAAAGCGTAGTCGCGCGCGTCATGAGCCGGCACCGCCATCAGGGCGCCGGTGCCGTAGCCAGCCAGCACGTAATCGGCCACCCAGACCGGCAGCCGGGCTCCGTTGGCAGGGTTGATCGCATAGGCGCCGGTGAAGACGCCCGTCTTCTCGCGCCCGGTATCGGCCCGCACCGTTTCTTCCAATCCTTCGGCCTCGGCAATATAGGCGGCCACCGCCTCGTGCATTTTCGGCCCGACGATGGCGGCAACTGCAGGATGCTCCGGCGCGAGCACGATATAGCTTGCTCCGAACAGGGTCTCGGGGCGCGTCGTGAAGACGGTGATGACCTCTTTGCCGTGCTCGAGCGAAAACCGGATTTCGGCGCCCTCGGAGCGTCCGATCCAGTTGCGCTGCATGATTTTCAGGTTTTCGGGCCAGTCGAGGCCGTCCAGTCCCTGCAGCAGCCGATCGGCATAGGCCGTGATGCGCAGCATCCACTGGCGCATCCTGCGGCGAATGACGGGATCGCCGGTCTCGACATAAC
This Rhizobium brockwellii DNA region includes the following protein-coding sequences:
- the leuS gene encoding leucine--tRNA ligase; this encodes MPYDPKMIEPKWQAYWAEHHTFRAEIDPARPKFSALDMFPYPSGAGLHVGHPLGYTATDITCRYKRMRGFNVLHPMGWDSFGLPAERHAMRTGVHPDITTKRNIETFRGQVQRLGFSYDWSREFATTDPAYVRWTQWIFLKLFEKGLAYQAEVAVNWCPAQNAVLADEEVKDGRYVETGDPVIRRRMRQWMLRITAYADRLLQGLDGLDWPENLKIMQRNWIGRSEGAEIRFSLEHGKEVITVFTTRPETLFGASYIVLAPEHPAVAAIVGPKMHEAVAAYIAEAEGLEETVRADTGREKTGVFTGAYAINPANGARLPVWVADYVLAGYGTGALMAVPAHDARDYAFAHAHELPIIRVIDSKDDSEKAAYEGEGAMANSGFLDDLGSPEARSAIIAWLQANGVGWPKVMYRLRDWLFSRQRYWGEPIPVLHLADGSVMPLPEECLPLLPPELDDYAPTPDGEPPLARAHAWVETIVPGTDIPARRETNTMPQWAGSCWYFLRFLDPGNAREPVGREAERYWMPVDLYVGGAEHAVLHLLYARFWHKVLYDIGVVSTEEPFQRLFNQGMILAHSYRDTAGRYYAPSSVVEEEGRWFAGPVEVQRAVEKMSKSQLNVVNPDNVVDQFGADALRLYEMFMGPLDAAKPWQTAGVIGVRRFLERAWRIVCDESDGLSPVVLEAAPSPQLLRLRHQTVKMVTADIEAIRFNTAVSRLMELANALTAEAARPREVVETFVLLLAPFAPHIAEELWSKLGHGGTLTRVSWPTFDPAMIEMEIRQYIVQINGKVRHRFEAAADLGEALLAAARSEPSITALLDGKTVVKEILVPGRLVNFVVEDL